The sequence CGTCGGCGCCGCCGTGCTCGGCCGGCACCGTGATCCCGAGCAGCCCGCTGGCATCCAGCGCGGCCAGCGCCTCCACCGGCACCGCGCCCGAGCGGTCCCGTTCGATCACCCCGTCGGCGATGGCCTCGGCATAGCGCCGCGCGGCGCCGATCGCCTCCACGTCCGACCCGATCACCGGGCCGGCCACCCGATCCCCCGCCAGCGGACGGCTCATCCGGACAGGTCACCCCCGCCGGGCCGAGCACCCCGGCACACGGCTCCCGGCCCGCCACCCACCGCCGCCGCCCGCCGTGTCTCGCCGCGACCTAAGCCAAGATCCACCATAATCCCCAATCCCGGTCGACAAAGTTTGTGGCAGCATCATGCCGTTAATGTGGATCGTTCGGCAACCATGGGGAAAGAGGTAATGGTCCCGACGCCGCGGCCCGACGGGTTTGAGCCTGAGTGCGTGCCGCGCGAGCGGGCAGACCCTGTCGTGACCACAGCTCACCGCCTCGGTCCTGGGAGAGGGGGTCGACATGGGACTCCTCGCCGAGCGGCACCTGGCGCCGCACCGGACGCCCTACCCTGTGCCGTTTCTTTCGCCTCCGCGTGGCTCGTCCCGCGCGGCCGATTCCGCGGCCGATGTCGGGCGGCTGCTCCTGCGGTTGACCGTCGGCCTGCTGCTCGCCGGGCACGGTGCCCAGAAGCTGTTCGGCCTGTTCGGCGGCGAGGGCCTCTCGGCGACCGGCGTGGGCTTCGAGCACCTGGGCTACCACCCCGGCACCCTGTTCGCCGGGCTCGCCGGCACCTCGGAGCTCCTCGGCGGCCTCGGCCTCGCCGCCGGCCTGCTCACCCCGCTGTCGGCCGCGATCGTCGTCGGCGTCATGATCAACGCGATGGTCGTGACGGCGTCCCACGGGCTGTGGGGCACCAACGGAGGCTTCGAGTACCCACTGACCATCGCGATCGTCGCTCTCACCGTGGCGGCGATCGGTGCCGGGCGTCTCGCGCTCGACCGCCTGTTCCTGCGCCGCGATGGCGGACTGCCCGAGATGCTCTTCGCCCTCTGTCTGGGCGGGGCCAGCGCCGGGATCGTCCTGGCCGTCGCGGGAGTGTGAGTCCACCTGCGCAGGTGGCCGCCTGGCCGGGAATGCGATGATCGTGGCTGTGCGGCCGAGTAGACGGACGATGCTGCTGGCTGTCCCGACGGCCGCGGCCGGTGCCGTCGCCGGCGCCTGGTGGGTCCGGGGAACGGGCGGCCAGTCGGCGCCGGGGCCGGCGGCTCCGGCAGGCGGCGGCCCGGCTGCACGGCAGTCGCCCTCACCCGCGACCGCCCCCGCCGTGACGGTGGTTCCGACCGGGCCCGCGCTGGTGACCCAGACCCAGTTCCACAGCGCCGCGCGCGGCCGGACCGTCTCGATGGTGGTCGTGTCGCCGGCGGTGGGCCCGCTCGACGGCCTGCCGGTGTGCCTCGTCCTGCACGGACGGGGCGACGACGCCCGGCGCGGGGTGGCCCTGCTTGCCCTGGACTCGGCGTTGGCGGTGGCGGTGCGGGCGGGAGCGTCGCCGTTCGTGGCCGTCGCCGTCGACGGTGGCGAGGCGTACTGGCACCGGCGCGCGGCCGGCGACGACCCCGAGCAGATGATTCTCGCCGAGGTCCTCCCGCGGCTCGCGGCCCAGGGGCTGCGGACCAGCCGGCTGGCGGCACTCGGCTGGTCGATGGGCGGCTACGGCGCCCTGCTGCTCGCCGAGCGCCACCCCGACCTGGTCGCCGCCGTGGCCGCGAGCAGCCCGGCGATGTGGCGGACCTACGGCGCCAGCGCGCCCGGGGCGTTCGACTCGGCCGCCGACTTCGCCGCCCACCGCGTGCTCGGGCAGCCGCCGGCGACGGGCGTGGCGTACCGGATCGACTGCGGGCGCGGCGACCCGTTCTACGCGGTCTCCCGCCAGTCCGCCGACGAGCTGGCGGCCGGCGAACGCGCCTTCGGCGCGGGCGGGCACGATCCCACCTTCTGGCGCGCGGCGTTGCCCGCCCAGCTCGCCTTCGTCGCCCGCGCGCTCGCCCCGGCGCCGTCGTGAGGGAGCGGTCGACCGACGTCGAGGACCCGCCGCCCTCGGTGTCGAGTCGCGTTGGCCCGGGCCTCCCATGATCGTCGTTTCGGCCCTCGGGTGGTCGTAGCCGGCGCTGGTTCGTAGCCATCAGAGGGCGAAAACAGCGATCAGGACGACGGGCGGACGTTGACGGTCACGGCACCAGGCCGGACCGGCGGAATCCGCGCGGGGGCCGTGGCAGGTGGTCACAGGGGTGGCGCGAGGGTGGACCGTGCTGTGGCCAGCGCCTGCTGGGCCTGCGCGTGCCATTCGGCGACCAGGGTCCCGGCGGGCACGTCCCTGCTCAGGGCCGCCGCCTGGCCGGCCCAGAGGTTGACCAGCTCCGGGTCGCCGCGTCGTCGGCCCTCGGCCCGCAGCGGCGCGGTGATCCGGTGGACCTGCGGGTACGCCGCCGGCGCGTGGGACCCATGGTCCCGGGTGAACGCGTTGTCGAGCCCGCGGGCGAGACGCCCGGTGAAGGCGCGGCTGACGACGGTCTGGCGGCCGCTGGTCAGCGCCGCCCGGTGGACCGGCGACGTCCCGGCCTCGGGGGTGCGCAGGAACGCCGTCCCGACGACGGCGGCGCTCGCGCCCGCCGCCAGCACAGCGGCGACGCCGGCGCCGTCCGCGATGCCGCCCGCCGCGAGCAGCGGCAGGTCGACCGACGCGCGGACCCTGGCCAGCAGCGGCAGCAGGGCAAGCCGCCCGGTGGCGCCCTCGGTGTCGTCCGGGTCGAGGCCGCCGCGGTGGCCGCCGGCCTCCCAGCCCTGCGCGATGAGCGCGTCCGCGCCGCGCGCGGCGGCGGCCAGCGCCTGCCGCTCGTCGGTGACGGTGATGGCGACCGGAATGCCGGCGTCGTGGCAGCGGGCGACGGCCGCGCTCGGCGGCAGCCCGAACGCGAAGCTGACCAGCGCCGGCCGGGCCAGGACCACCACGTCGAGCTTCGCCGCGAAGTCGTCGTCGTCCGCGTCCTCTTCCGGATAGGGCTCGCCGGGTGTCACACCGAGCTCGGCCGCGAGGGGTCGCAGGCGCTCGGCGTAGTCCGCGACGGCCTGGGCTCGCGCGGCCGCCGGCCCGCCGACGAACAGGTTGGCCGCGAACGGCCGGTCGGTCAGCGCCCGCGTGCGTGCGAGGTCCGCGGCGAACCGGTCGGCGCTCAGATACCCGGCCGCGAGTGTCCCGAGCCCGCCGGCCGCGCCCACCGCGGCGGCGAGCTCCGGGGTCGAGGGCCCACCCGCCATCGGGGCGCACACGATCCGGGTCGGCACGCCTGGCAGCTCCATACCGCCGACTGTGCCATGGCCATCAGCTCGGGACCGGGCGGCGGTCCGGCCACGCCAGGACCCTCGGAAGGCCGGGGCGCCAACCGCGGTCCGGCCACGGCAAGGTCGGCGCCACACTCAGCCCCTGCCGCCCAGGTTTCCCCTGCGCAGCCAGCGATCAAGGGGGTCACATCCCCAGCGGGACGCCTTGATCATTCGTTGCGTAGGCAAGACGGCGTTCGATGCCCGGGTTTGTCCACCGTTTCCCTGCGCAGTTCTCGATCACGGTCCGGCACCTTGCCCAACCAGCTGGATGATCGGCGTCTGCGCAGGCAGATAGGCGTCTTGGCGGGCCGGGGCGACGCCGGTGGGCCGGGCACAGCTCGGTCAAGTCGGGAGATCGGGCCCTGGCCGGGGCGCCAGCGCCTGCTGGCGGGTGAGGTCATTCCGACCTGGCGGCCAGTGCGTAGAGGATGGTGGTCTCGATCTTGGATTCGTCCTCGTGCCAGTCGCCGTAGACCTCGATACTCCACGCGCCGATGGTCTCGGCGTGCTCGCGGCACCAGGCGTGGATGGCCGCGTGCGCGTCCGGCAGGCCGCCGTACCCGCCGCGATGGACGGTCCGGGCGGCGCGGCCCGTCGGGGACTCGACGCATGCGACCAGGCCCTGCGGCGGGAAGGGACGGGTCACCTCGACGCCGAAGTCGACGTCGAGGCCGGCCTCGGGGCCGCCTGCGGCGTGGTGGTAGACGAAGACGTTGTGGCCGTCGTCGCGCAGGCCGGGCTGGCCGCGCAGGAACGCCCAGACCTCGTCCAGCGCGGCCCGGAAGGCCGTGGGAACCTCGCCGGGGCGGACCTGGCGGCGGACCGCGGCGAGTACCTTCGGGGCCACGGTCGCGACCTCGACCACATACGTCATGGACCAACTCTGCCAGCCGTCGTCATCGGCCGGCGCGAACGGTCGGCGCGGGCGCGGCGCTCTCAGCCGGCGTAGAGGCTGCCGAGGTTCTCGTGCATCCGGGTCGCCAGCGGTGGCGCCGCGTGGCTGTCGGTCAGCACCTCGATGTAGCAGCCGGTGCTGGCGTGCCGGGCCGTGTCCAGCGCCCGGTCGAGCTCGGCGCAGGTCGAGACGCGGGCGGTGAACCAGTCCTCGCAGCCGAGCACCCTGGGCAGTTCGGCGTAGTGCCACCGGGCCAGGTCGTTGTACGCGAGGTCCGGGTGCTTGCACAGCAGCCGTTCGATCAGATAGCCGGAGTTGTTCAGCACGAACACCACCGGCCTGAGCCGGTACCGGCCGAACTGGCTGATCTCCTGGGCCGTCAGCTGGTGCGAGCCCTCGCCGGTGATCAGCACGACGCGGCGGTCCGGGCCGGCGGCGACGGCGGCTCCGACGGCCGCGGGGGTGGCCCAGCCGATCGACCCCCACAGCGTCTGGTTCTCGAACGTCGCCCCGTAGGGAAGCCGGGCGAAGGCCATGCCCATCGAGCAGGTCCCGGTCTCCGCGACGACGATGTCGCGCGGTCGCAGGAACCTCTCCCAGCGCGGGTACAGAGTGCCGGCGGTGAGGGGGTCGTCGCCGCTGCCCGGTTCGGAGCGCATCCGGACCACGCCGGCGGACGGTCGCGGCCAGGTCCGCGTCGGCAGCCGGGCCGCGAGCGCGGTCAGCAGGTCCCTCATCTCGACGCTCGGGTAGGTCATGGCGCCGACCTGGACGTGATGGTGGCGGATGTCGACGGTTCTCGCCGGGTCGAGGTTGGCCGTGAACGCGCCGGAGTTGAAGTCGTGCATCAGCGCGCCGACCAGGACCACGACGTCACCGTCCTCGACCAGGCGCCGGACGTCCTCGTTCATCAGCTTGCCGTCGTACATGCCGACGAACCCGGGCTGGTCCTCGTCCAGCACCCCCTTGTCGGCGACCATGGTGGCGAAGGGCAGGCCGGAGGCGTCGACCAGCCGCTGCAGGTGCCGGCCCAGGCCCGCGCGGACGGCGAGGGCGCCGGGCAGCAGGCAGGCGCTGCCCGCGTGGCGCAGCCGGTCCGCCACCGCCGCGACCGCGGCGTCGAGCTGAGCCGGGTCGCTGGCCGGGGCGGGCAGCTCGGGCGCCTCGCTCGCCACCGGCAGCTCGGCCAGGTCGGCGGGGAACGCCAGGTAGACCGGGCGGCGGTGGTAGATCGCCGCGGCGATCAGGCGTTCCGTCTCGGCGGCCACGTTCTGCGGGGTCATGATCGCGCTGGCGCAGACCACCGGGTCGGACATCCGCTGGAAGAGGTCGAACTCGCCGTTTCCGAGGGTGTGGTGCACGAGCGCGTGGCGGGCCTGTACCGGCATCTTCGGCATGCCCACCAGATGGAAGACCGGGAGATGCTCGGTGTAGGCGCCGGCGATGCCGTTGATGGCGCTCAGCTCGCCGACGCCGTAGGTGGTGCTCACCGCTCCCATTCCGTGGACCCTGGCGTAGCCGTCCGCGCAGTACGCGGCGTTCAGCTCGTTGCAGTTGCCCATCCACTGGATGTCCGGATGCGCGATCACGGCGTCGTCGACGGGGAAGGCGTAGTCACCGGGGACCCCGAACACGTGGCGGATCCCGAGATCCCGCAGCCGGTTCAGCACGTGCTGGATCACGGTCGTGACCATCGGGGGAGCCCCTCCGTCGAGTGCCGGTCCGACGCGCGGCCACCTGGGCCGCCAGGTCCGCCTGGGCCGCCAGGTCCGGCCGGTGACCCGCGCCGACGGCTGTCTCTGTCGTCTCGCGAGCGGACAACTCAGGGCTCGGTACCCGTACCGGCGGCCCTCTAACGAATCCGCGCGACAGCAGGTAACGGAACGACTACGGCGGGACCTGCGGGCCACCTCGACCGGAGCTGTATACGAGCTCGGATCCGAGGCTGTATACGTCCTTTACTGATCCGTTACACGGCGACACGCGCCCCGAAACCGGACAGCCCCAGAGTCTTCGCAAGGCAGCGGCATCCAGCCCGAGGTCCCGACCGAACCGCACCGCAAGGCTCCCAATCCGGGGTGACCGCGCGGCTCACTCCTGCCCCGGCGCCGATCCCTGTCCCCGCCCGGCAATCCGTGACGTGAGCCGACGGCCGCCCCGGCCGGTTTGGATTCTCAGGCCACCGCACACCGTCCCCGTCTCCGCCGATGACAGGACCCTGGAATGACGAGCGCTCCACTCACCGTCCCGGCCCGTCCATACGAATTCACCTTTGATCCAGCGACGACGGCCCTCGTCGTCATCGACATGCAGCGCGACTTCATGGAGCCGGGCGGTTTCGGTGAGAGCCTCGGCAACGACGTGTCCCAGCTGCGGAGCACCATCGAGCCGCTGAAGGCGGTCTTCGCCGCCGCCCGCGCCGCGGGCCTTACCGTCATCCACACCCGGGAGGGCCACCTGCCGGATCTCTCGGACCTTCCCCCGGCGAAGCTGAACCGGGGGAACGCGTCGCTGAAAATCGGCGACCTGGGCCCGAAGGGCCGCATTCTCATTCGCGGGGAATACGGCCAGGACATCATCGACGAGCTCGCGCCGATCGAGGGCGAGTTCGTCGTCGACAAGCCCGGCAAGGGTGCTTTCTACGCGACCTCGTTCGGCGACATCCTGACCGAGAAGGGCATCACGAGTCTCGTCGTCACCGGGGTCACGACCGAGGTGTGCGTGCACACCACGGTCCGCGAGGCCAACGACCGGGGCTATGAATGCCTGGTGCTGTCCGACTGCGTCGGCAGCTACTTCCCGGAGTTCCAGCGGGTGGCGCTGGAGATGATCGCGGCACAGGGCGGCATCTTCGGGTGGGTCGCGCCGTCGGCCGCCTTCATCGAGGCGCTCGCGCCCCTTCCGGCGGCCTCGGCCGCCCAGTAACACCAGCCCTCAGCACCACCCGTCGCGCTGCCGGGCCATCACCGGGCGGCGACGCGGGAATTCGGACGCCGTGCTCCCGGGGGGACCGGTCCGCGTCCGCGAACAGCACGGGGACAGCCGCGCCGCGGCCGGGCCCACATTCATTGAGGAGTCTGTCATGGTGAAGTTTCCAGGGACGGGCGGCACAGCGACCGCCGGTCCGCCGCTGTGGGTCCGGGGGGACCTCAACGCGTTCTTCGGGCTCGGTATCAACGTCCTGGTCAACGTCCTGGTCCTGACCGGGCTGTGCATCGGCGTCGTCGGTATCCCGAAGGGTGACGTTCTCGGCACGATCCTGCCGGCGCTCGGCATCGCGCTGATCATCGGGAACGTGTACTACACGTACCTGGGCCGCCGGCTCGCGGCGAAGACGGGCCGCACCGACGTCACGGCGATGCCATACGGCCCCAGCGTGCCGCACATGTTCATCGTCACGTTCGTCATCATGCTGCCGATCTACCTGAAGACGAAGGACCCGTTCAAGGCCTGGGAAGCCGGCATGGCCTGGGCCTTCATCATCGGCGTGATCGTCATGCTCGGCGCCTTCGTCGGCCCGACGATCCGCCGGTACGCCCCCCGCGCGGCGATGCTGGGCACGCTGGCCGGTATCTCGGTCGCCTTCATCTCGATGCGCCCGGCCGGGCAGATGTGGGAGGCGGCCTGGATCTCGCTGCCCGTCTTCGCCCTGCTCATCGTCGGGCTGATGACCGACATCAAGCTGCCGTTCAACCTGCCGATCGGCGCGGTCGCGCTGCTGCTGGGCACGGCGATCGGCTGGGCCGGCGGCTACATGCACCCGCCGGAGGTCACCTCGGCGGCGAAGGACATCGCGCTGGCCCTGCCCGACTTCCGGTTCGACATGCTCTTCCACGGGCTGAAGGACCTCTCGCCGCTGCTCGCGACGGCCATCCCGCTCGGCGTCTACAACTTCACCGAGGGCATGACCAACGTGGAGAGCGCCGCCTCCGCCGGTGACAGCTACAACCTGCGCGCGATCCTGCTGGCCGACGGCTTCGGCGCCGTGGTCGGCTCCTGCCTGGGCTCGCCGTTCCCGCCGGCCGTCTACATCGGCCACCCGGGCTGGAAGGGCGCCGGCGGCCGCACCGGCTACTCGCTGGCCACCGGACTGGTGATCGCGGTCCTGTGCTTCTTCAGCCTGTTCAGCCTGCTCGGCGCGATCCTGCCGCTGCCGGCGATCGTGCCGATCCTGCTCTACATCGGCCTGCTGATCGGCGCCCAGGCCTTCCAGGTCTCGCCCCGGGCGCACGCCGCGGCGGTGGTCGCTGCCCTCTTGCCCAACATCGCCTCGTGGGCGGTCGGCCTGATGGACAACGTGCTGTCCGCCGCCGGCACGAGCGCGAGCCAGGTCGGCTACGACAAGATCAACCAGGCGGGAGTCGTCTACAAGGGTTTGATGATCTTTGGTGAGGGGGCCATCCTCGCCGGCCTGGTGCTGGGCTCGATCGTCGCCTTCGTCATCGACAAACGGTTCGTGTCGGCGGCGGTGTTCTCGGCGCTGGGCTCGGTGCTGTCGTTCATCGGCCTGATCCACGGGCCCAAGGTCGAGTGGGACGCCAACGGCCAGGTCGCCCTGGGCTACCTGATCCTGGCCGCCGTCTGCGTCGCCTTCGCCCTGACGAAGCCCACGCCGCGGGTGCCGGACGCCGACGAGATCGAGCTGGAGCGCATCCACGGCGTGCCGCAGCAGGTCAAGAAGAAGGACAAGGACAGCGAGGACGCCCCGGCGACGGAGGTGCCGGCCGCCGCCACGGGCTGACCGACCTGGGACACGGCCCGGTGCCGGGGGGGCACCGGGCCCGTTCTCGCACGCGTCCCACGGTTCAGCCCGGCGAGGCGCGCGCCTGACCCGGGCGCGCCCCGCCGGCCGCACCGTGCCGGGCCCGTCCCCGGTCACGCCTCCCTGGGCTTGGCGGCGTCGAAGCGGACCACCCCGCGCAGGTTGCGGCCGGCGCGCAGGTCGGCGTAGCCCTCGTTGAGGGTCTCGAGGGTGTAGGTGCTGGTGATCAGCTCGTCGAGCTTGAGCCGGCCCTGCTGGTAGAGGGCCAGCATCGCCGGGATGTCCTTCGACGGGCTGGAGGCGCCGAACAGCGAGCCCTGGATCCGCTTCTGGAACAGCACGAGGTCGCGGATCGAGACCGGGATGCCGAGGTCCTCGTCGGCGCGGCCCAGGCCGACCAGGACGCAGGTCCCGGCCTTGCGGATCGCGGCCACGCCGGCGGCGATGTGCTCTGGCCTGGTCACGCCCACGCAGACGATGGCCGCGTCGGCGCCCTGCCCGTTGGTGAAGCCACGGGCCAGATCGGTCGCCTCGGCCATCGTGGCGACCGCGTGCGTCGCGCCGAGGGTGAGCGCCGCCGCCAGCTTCCACTCGACCGGGTCGACGGCGATGACCACCGACGCGCCCGCGTGCGCGGCCCCCTGCACCGCGTTGATGCCGATCCCGCCGACACCCATCACGATGACGACGTCACCCGGCCGCACCTCGGCCGACCGGACGGCGGCGCCCCACCCGGTGCTGACCCCGCAGCTGGTCAGGCAGGCCGCCTCCAACGAGATCCCGTCCGGGCAGCGCACCGCCGACTGCACGGAGACGGTCGTCAGCTCGCTGAACGTCGAGACGCCGGCGGCCTGGCTGACGGGCCGGCCGCCGAGCGTCATGCGGCGGGTGCCGTCGGCGCGGACCCCGGACAGCACCCGGGCGCCGTTGTCGCACAGGTTCTGCATCCCCGAGGCGCACCACCGGCACGTGCCGCACATCGGCAGGAAGGACAGCACTACCCGGTCACCGACCTGCCACCCCGGCGTGTGCGGGCCGACCTCCTCGACGATGCCGGCGCCCTCGTGGCCACCGGCCATCGGCAGCGAACCGTCCGCGACGGGCAGGTCACCGGTGACGATGTGGTCGTCCGAGTGGCACAGGCCGGCCGCCACCATCCGGACGAGCAGCTCGTCCTGGCGCGGCGGCTCCAGCTCGACCTCGGCCAGCTCCCATTTGCCGGGCTGCTCGAACAGCACGGCCGCTTTCGTCAACACCGCGGTTCCTCCGGTGGATCAGTGAACCTTTTCCATTGCCGTTTGAGTGCAGGGCTCGCCTCGACAATCGGACCCATAAATGGAAAAGGTTCAGTAGTCGTCCGTGGTCTCGAACAGGCCTTCGTATTCGAGCTTCCCGTCCCGGACCCGTCCGTAGTGCAGCCAGTCGCCCTTGAACATCTGGTGGTCGAACGGCCCGCCGGCGATGTGGGTGTTCGGTCCGCCGGTGACGGCCGGCATGAACCGGATCCGCTCCAGGCCGGTCTTGACTCCCTGCCCGGTGAGGACCGGGGCCCGGTACAGCGCCTCGACGACGGTCGCGGCCATGTCGTAGGCGAGGCCGGGGATGGCGTTCGGCCACATCCACGGGTCCTCGCCGAACCGGGTGACGAACCGCTCGTGGAACCGGTGCATCCGTGGGTTCGCCGGGCACCACTGATCGATGCCGACCCAGCCCTCGAGCTGCTCGAAGCCCCAGATGTACTGCATGAACGCGGTCGTCATGATCCTCGGCGGGTCCCAGTCGGCCCGCTCCAGCGCGGCGCGTACGGCTCCTGAGACGACCAGGCCGCCGTAGCCCAGCCAGGCCAGGGCGTCGGCGTTCGCGGCCCGCAGCCGGCCGAACGCGTCGGCCAGCTCGTCGACGGTGGTCGCGTTCGTGATCTCCTCGACCGCGGTGACCCTGATCCCGAGGCGGCGGGTCTCCTGCCGGAAGAACCGGACGTACTCCTCGGAGATCGGCGACCAGGGCGCGACGACGGCGACGCTGCGGTGGCCCTGGCGCTTGAGCCAGTTGACCATCAGGGCCGGGTCGCCGCCGACGTCGCCGTTGCCGAGCCGGAAGCAGTACTCGCCGTGGAAGCCGTCGGTGCCGCACATGCTGACCAGCGGGACGTGGGCGGCGTTCGCGTGCTCGGCGAGCGCGAGCGCCGAGTCGGTGTAGTTCGCGCCGACGACGGCCAGGCAGCCCGCGTCGACGAGGCGCTGAAACGCGTCGATGCCGCCCTTCGCCGTGCCCTGCGGCAGCCCGGCGTCCTGCTCGAACAGGAACTCGTAGCGGCGGTCGAGCAGGCCGCGCTCGGTCCCCTCGTCGAACGCCATCCGGATCTCGCGCTCGAACCGGGCCCACTCCATGCCCAGCCAGCCGATCTTGATGGGGGCCAGCCTTAACCAGCGGTCCTCGATGGAGGGCGTGGGCGGCTTCGCGGTCACCGGCAGTTTCGCGGACGACGTGGTCATCACCACTCCTTGTCGAGTTCGACGGCGGCCAGTGCGTCATGGTCGGCCGCCGCGGTGCCGAGACGGGTGAGCAGCAGGGCGGTGACGGCCGGGTCGACCCTCAGCGTGATGCCCCACAGGAAGAAGCCGTGCACGATGCCGCGCCGGACGCCGAGCCAGGCGTCGTCCCAGGCCGGCGGCTCGACGCCGCCCGCGCGCAGCCGGTCCAGGTAGTGCCGCACGAGGTCGCGCTCGGCGCCGCGGCGGTCCTCGACGGTCAGCGCCGACGCCAGGTGGTAGCCGACGTCGAGGTACCAGGGCCCGCGCTGGACGAGCTGCCAGTCGACGAACGACGGCCGGCCGGCGCCGTCGAGGTAGACGTTGCCGACGTGCGCGTCGCCGTGGATC is a genomic window of Pseudofrankia inefficax containing:
- a CDS encoding DoxX family protein → MGLLAERHLAPHRTPYPVPFLSPPRGSSRAADSAADVGRLLLRLTVGLLLAGHGAQKLFGLFGGEGLSATGVGFEHLGYHPGTLFAGLAGTSELLGGLGLAAGLLTPLSAAIVVGVMINAMVVTASHGLWGTNGGFEYPLTIAIVALTVAAIGAGRLALDRLFLRRDGGLPEMLFALCLGGASAGIVLAVAGV
- a CDS encoding alpha/beta fold hydrolase: MLLAVPTAAAGAVAGAWWVRGTGGQSAPGPAAPAGGGPAARQSPSPATAPAVTVVPTGPALVTQTQFHSAARGRTVSMVVVSPAVGPLDGLPVCLVLHGRGDDARRGVALLALDSALAVAVRAGASPFVAVAVDGGEAYWHRRAAGDDPEQMILAEVLPRLAAQGLRTSRLAALGWSMGGYGALLLAERHPDLVAAVAASSPAMWRTYGASAPGAFDSAADFAAHRVLGQPPATGVAYRIDCGRGDPFYAVSRQSADELAAGERAFGAGGHDPTFWRAALPAQLAFVARALAPAPS
- a CDS encoding nitronate monooxygenase; its protein translation is MELPGVPTRIVCAPMAGGPSTPELAAAVGAAGGLGTLAAGYLSADRFAADLARTRALTDRPFAANLFVGGPAAARAQAVADYAERLRPLAAELGVTPGEPYPEEDADDDDFAAKLDVVVLARPALVSFAFGLPPSAAVARCHDAGIPVAITVTDERQALAAAARGADALIAQGWEAGGHRGGLDPDDTEGATGRLALLPLLARVRASVDLPLLAAGGIADGAGVAAVLAAGASAAVVGTAFLRTPEAGTSPVHRAALTSGRQTVVSRAFTGRLARGLDNAFTRDHGSHAPAAYPQVHRITAPLRAEGRRRGDPELVNLWAGQAAALSRDVPAGTLVAEWHAQAQQALATARSTLAPPL
- a CDS encoding GyrI-like domain-containing protein; this translates as MTYVVEVATVAPKVLAAVRRQVRPGEVPTAFRAALDEVWAFLRGQPGLRDDGHNVFVYHHAAGGPEAGLDVDFGVEVTRPFPPQGLVACVESPTGRAARTVHRGGYGGLPDAHAAIHAWCREHAETIGAWSIEVYGDWHEDESKIETTILYALAARSE
- a CDS encoding alpha-keto acid decarboxylase family protein, which translates into the protein MVTTVIQHVLNRLRDLGIRHVFGVPGDYAFPVDDAVIAHPDIQWMGNCNELNAAYCADGYARVHGMGAVSTTYGVGELSAINGIAGAYTEHLPVFHLVGMPKMPVQARHALVHHTLGNGEFDLFQRMSDPVVCASAIMTPQNVAAETERLIAAAIYHRRPVYLAFPADLAELPVASEAPELPAPASDPAQLDAAVAAVADRLRHAGSACLLPGALAVRAGLGRHLQRLVDASGLPFATMVADKGVLDEDQPGFVGMYDGKLMNEDVRRLVEDGDVVVLVGALMHDFNSGAFTANLDPARTVDIRHHHVQVGAMTYPSVEMRDLLTALAARLPTRTWPRPSAGVVRMRSEPGSGDDPLTAGTLYPRWERFLRPRDIVVAETGTCSMGMAFARLPYGATFENQTLWGSIGWATPAAVGAAVAAGPDRRVVLITGEGSHQLTAQEISQFGRYRLRPVVFVLNNSGYLIERLLCKHPDLAYNDLARWHYAELPRVLGCEDWFTARVSTCAELDRALDTARHASTGCYIEVLTDSHAAPPLATRMHENLGSLYAG
- a CDS encoding cysteine hydrolase family protein, giving the protein MTSAPLTVPARPYEFTFDPATTALVVIDMQRDFMEPGGFGESLGNDVSQLRSTIEPLKAVFAAARAAGLTVIHTREGHLPDLSDLPPAKLNRGNASLKIGDLGPKGRILIRGEYGQDIIDELAPIEGEFVVDKPGKGAFYATSFGDILTEKGITSLVVTGVTTEVCVHTTVREANDRGYECLVLSDCVGSYFPEFQRVALEMIAAQGGIFGWVAPSAAFIEALAPLPAASAAQ
- a CDS encoding xanthine/uracil/vitamin C permease yields the protein MVKFPGTGGTATAGPPLWVRGDLNAFFGLGINVLVNVLVLTGLCIGVVGIPKGDVLGTILPALGIALIIGNVYYTYLGRRLAAKTGRTDVTAMPYGPSVPHMFIVTFVIMLPIYLKTKDPFKAWEAGMAWAFIIGVIVMLGAFVGPTIRRYAPRAAMLGTLAGISVAFISMRPAGQMWEAAWISLPVFALLIVGLMTDIKLPFNLPIGAVALLLGTAIGWAGGYMHPPEVTSAAKDIALALPDFRFDMLFHGLKDLSPLLATAIPLGVYNFTEGMTNVESAASAGDSYNLRAILLADGFGAVVGSCLGSPFPPAVYIGHPGWKGAGGRTGYSLATGLVIAVLCFFSLFSLLGAILPLPAIVPILLYIGLLIGAQAFQVSPRAHAAAVVAALLPNIASWAVGLMDNVLSAAGTSASQVGYDKINQAGVVYKGLMIFGEGAILAGLVLGSIVAFVIDKRFVSAAVFSALGSVLSFIGLIHGPKVEWDANGQVALGYLILAAVCVAFALTKPTPRVPDADEIELERIHGVPQQVKKKDKDSEDAPATEVPAAATG
- a CDS encoding NDMA-dependent alcohol dehydrogenase, with the protein product MLTKAAVLFEQPGKWELAEVELEPPRQDELLVRMVAAGLCHSDDHIVTGDLPVADGSLPMAGGHEGAGIVEEVGPHTPGWQVGDRVVLSFLPMCGTCRWCASGMQNLCDNGARVLSGVRADGTRRMTLGGRPVSQAAGVSTFSELTTVSVQSAVRCPDGISLEAACLTSCGVSTGWGAAVRSAEVRPGDVVIVMGVGGIGINAVQGAAHAGASVVIAVDPVEWKLAAALTLGATHAVATMAEATDLARGFTNGQGADAAIVCVGVTRPEHIAAGVAAIRKAGTCVLVGLGRADEDLGIPVSIRDLVLFQKRIQGSLFGASSPSKDIPAMLALYQQGRLKLDELITSTYTLETLNEGYADLRAGRNLRGVVRFDAAKPREA
- a CDS encoding ABC transporter substrate-binding protein, yielding MTTSSAKLPVTAKPPTPSIEDRWLRLAPIKIGWLGMEWARFEREIRMAFDEGTERGLLDRRYEFLFEQDAGLPQGTAKGGIDAFQRLVDAGCLAVVGANYTDSALALAEHANAAHVPLVSMCGTDGFHGEYCFRLGNGDVGGDPALMVNWLKRQGHRSVAVVAPWSPISEEYVRFFRQETRRLGIRVTAVEEITNATTVDELADAFGRLRAANADALAWLGYGGLVVSGAVRAALERADWDPPRIMTTAFMQYIWGFEQLEGWVGIDQWCPANPRMHRFHERFVTRFGEDPWMWPNAIPGLAYDMAATVVEALYRAPVLTGQGVKTGLERIRFMPAVTGGPNTHIAGGPFDHQMFKGDWLHYGRVRDGKLEYEGLFETTDDY